From one Leptidea sinapis chromosome 22, ilLepSina1.1, whole genome shotgun sequence genomic stretch:
- the LOC126970796 gene encoding leucine-rich repeat and immunoglobulin-like domain-containing nogo receptor-interacting protein 3: MRWLRKILALAIICTAVKCDPCPTNCVCMKIRLACSNVTLPKNKLTRAILETYPVAQQEFIWTDSDLQSLEIEIFNGLHKLEYIDLSRNEIKRTHHGLFAGLNLLIHLNLSRNQIEDIPRFTFADLENLEVLDVSHNKLQVLPFQVFLPMTRLHYLDLSYNKISTFLDYYFSPNRQLKTLFLNNNNLVKITPNSLVDLLQLEILDISNNSLEYIPKQIFEALTELRELNISYNKFQNISQDAFRSLHKLRVLDLGGNRLRLLSPMFFRHNTNLKSIYLDQTEITVIQNTNFQGLEHLEELYIRRNIFLREIEAYVFQDTPSLTHLDISNNSLTFLPLSLNMLDNLEALNIGGNPWACDCRMAWFGNWADKRKNIIKSDLSCRNSYPNDMLTILNNTNCRAPHLVSKSPLTLHRLQTIALLECKFDGNPMPSITWITPTRMVYHWNPEPLIPDIFHKHGIAHDQNYESIDYAKSRVRVRDDGSLLITDIRREDSGTYLCYATNPSANVSAEIVLNLDPMTMFEIKMYSLLCGAICAAAFLGLTLLVQALRYIFYRFRLLETCCSCCACVNKGKPQARQIHNMLDNIEQYKRLQLEKLRENYAVQVHRIKENCTQQMDWIQSSYSTQASHLRNIRDIGSNHITSMKDQYHDQVKRVREYSTSQLNWVRENYVFQRNKIRKFSAHQVLRLRESYKYQQQTLNKVLENLPSLYFENCRSGSCGRSDSMAFDPDVEVIDMYLKTKIEKLSKLPNPIDDESKMSVYYTPTERSLTSRRNSPIFLPDDIHINMIERGPPPKLLAMIKPLQPAPPPTMESLAAIPSTSTTKTLTPVRIRYNEETKPSSEPLLGRERVLGDSKRHLSGSISTPELNRELEREEAAKQARVLLAVELTKPDCQVRHSAGQLVCGECVHLCENTPL; the protein is encoded by the exons ATGCGGTGGCTGCGCAAAATATTGGCGCTGGCAATTATTTGCACAGCTGTTAAGTGCGATCCCTGTCCAACTAACTGTGTCTGCATGAAAATACGCCTGGCGTGTTCCAACGTGACGCTCCCCAAAAACAAGCTCACACGAGCTATATTGGAAACATACCCAGTAGCTCAACAAGAATTTATTTGGACGGACTCCGACCTCCAGAGCTTAGAGATAGAAATATTCAACGGGCTACACAAACTTGAGTACATCGACTTAAGTAGGAACGAAATCAAAAGGACTCATCACGGGCTATTTGCTGGACTGAACctgttaatacatttaaatttatccaGGAACCAAATCGAAGACATACCTCGATTTACGTTCGCCGATTTAGAAAATTTAGAAGTTCTAGATGTTTCACACAACAAATTACAAGTCCTTCCATTCCAGGTGTTCTTACCAATGACTAGATTGCACTATTTAGATTtatcttacaataaaatatctacGTTCTTAGATTACTACTTTAGCCCTAATCGCCAACTGAAAACTCTGTTCCTAAACAATAATAACCTAGTCAAAATAACGCCAAACTCTCTAGTCGACCTATTGCAACTGGAAATACTGGACATCTCGAACAACAGTTTAGAATATATACCAAAGCAGATATTTGAAGCGCTAACAGAACTGAGAGAgctaaatataagttacaataAGTTTCAAAACATATCACAAGATGCTTTTAGAAGTCTCCATAAACTAAGAGTTCTCGACTTGGGAGGTAATCGACTGAGACTGCTTTCGCCTATGTTCTTCCGGCATAACACAAATCTAAAATCAATCTACCTCGATCAAACGGAAATAACCGTGATACAGAATACTAACTTTCAAGGCTTGGAGCACTTAGAAGAACTTTATATACGAAGAAATATCTTCTTACGCGAAATTGAGGCCTATGTGTTCCAAGACACACCGTCGCTAACACATCTTGATATAAGCAATAATTCATTAACATTTTTGCCTCTGTCGCTAAATATGTTGGATAATTTAGAAGCGTTAAATATAGGAGGAAATCCGTGGGCGTGCGATTGTCGTATGGCGTGGTTTGGTAATTGGGCCGACAAGAGAAAAAACATCATAAAGTCAGATCTGAGTTGTAGAAATAGCTATCCAAATGATATgttaactattttaaataatacaaattgtaGAGCACCTCATTTAGTTAGTAAGAGTCCATTGACTCTGCATAGATTGCAAACTATCGCACTTTTGGAGTGCAAATTTGACGGCAATCCAATGCCCTCAATAACTTGGATAACGCCAACAAGGATGGTGTATCACTGGAACCCAGAACCATTGATACCAGACATATTCCACAAGCACGGCATTGCCCacgatcaaaattatgaaagtatagATTACGCAAAGTCCAGAGTGAGAGTGCGTGATGACGGTTCATTATTAATAACAGATATTCGGAGAGAGGACAGCGGGACGTATTTATGTTACGCGACAAATCCATCGGCCAATGTGTCCGCAGAAATTGTGCTCAACCTAGATCCTATGACAATGTTCGAAATTAAAATGTACAGTTTGCTTTGTGGAGCGATTTGTGCAGCAGCCTTCCTAGGTCTAACACTCTTAGTTCAAGCATTACGTTACATATTTTACAG GTTCCGTCTCCTTGAAACTTGCTGCAGTTGTTGTGCGTGTGTGAACAAGGGCAAACCTCAAGCTCGACAAATACACAACATGCTAGATAACATAGAACAATATAAAAGGCTACAGCTCGAAAAGTTGCGGGAAAATTATGCTGTCCAG gtacatCGAATAAAAGAGAACTGTACGCAACAAATGGACTGGATCCAAAGTAGTTATTCAACTCAAGCCTCCCATCTACGAAATATAAGAGACATCGGATCTAATCATATAACTTCGATGAAAGACCAGTATCACGATCAG GTGAAGCGCGTCCGAGAATACTCCACGTCACAACTAAATTGGGTGAGGGAAAATTACGTTTTTCAAAGGAATAAGATACGCAAATTTAGCGCGCATCAGGTTCTGAGGTTGCGCGAATCGTACAAGTACCAACAGCAAACTCTAAATAAGGTCCTGGAGAACCTGCCCAGTTTATACTTCGAGAACTGCCGTAGCGGGTCGTGCGGTCGAAGCGACTCGATGGCCTTCGACCCGGACGTCGAAGTCATCGACATGTACCTCAAGACCAAAATAGAAAAGCTGTCTAAACTCCCAAATCCGATCGACGACGAGAGTAAAATGTCAGTTTACTACACGCCTACGGAGAGATCTCTGACTTCCCGGCGAAACTCGCCCATCTTTCTGCCCGATGACATTCACATAAACATGATAGAACGGGGTCCACCACCCAAGTTGCTGGCGATGATAAAGCCGCTGCAGCCGGCACCGCCTCCGACGATGGAGTCCTTAGCGGCGATCCCTTCTACGAGCACCACTAAAACTTTAACGCCAGTGAGAATACGATACAACGAGGAAACGAAACCGTCCAGCGAGCCATTATTGGGGCGAGAGCGAGTATTAGGCGATAGTAAGCGGCACCTGTCCGGGAGCATTAGTACACCAGAGCTGAATAGAGAACTGGAGAGGGAGGAGGCAGCGAAACAGGCTCGCGTGCTTCTAGCGGTGGAGCTAACGAAACCAGACTGTCAAGTGCGTCACTCGGCCGGTCAGCTGGTGTGTGGCGAGTGTGTCCACCTCTGTGAGAACACGCCCTTGTAG